The genomic DNA GTATTGTGGTGTATGTAAAGTTAACGCAGCTATTGCAACTCAAATATTAATCGATAAGTTTGATGTAACTCATATTATTGTAACAGGTGTTGCAGGAGCGATTGATAAAGTATTGAAAATTGGAGATACAGTAATTTCAACAGAAATAGCATATCACGATGTTGATGAAGGGATCTTAACTGAATATCATCCATGGATGGAAAGTGTGTACTTTAATACAGATAGTACACTTCTTGAATTGAGCCGTGAAGTGATTGAGAACAATCAATTTACCCAAAATATTTATTTTGGAAAAGTTGTTACTGGGGAGGCGTTTATTAGTGAAAGCGGCCGTACAGAAATAATCTCTAAATACAATCCATTTTGTGTAGATATGGAAACTGCAAGTATAGCTCACGTCTGTTATGCAAATACAATTCCGTTTTTAGCAGTGAGATCAATAACAGATACAGAAGAAGCGTCTGGCATAGAAGTGTTTGAAGATAATTGTGTTTCTGCTTCTCATCATTCCATTCATTTTGTTAAGAAGTTATTAGCATTAGTGAAAAAGTAAAGAAATATCGTATGAGAAGAAACCTCACTTTTTGAAGTGAGGTTTTTTAAGGTAATGGAGTAATAGTTGAGGAAACTATTTTTAAAATGTGATATAGCTTTGAAAGTTGTAGTTGCGATATTTTAAGATGAACTTCTAATCACATTTTTTATACACGGCAACAGCTGTCTATTCATAATAGTAGTATAATAGTGAATGAGGTGTTAATAGAATGGAAGATAAAACATTAGGTTTACTACTAGATGTTGTTGGGGAATTATTTTCGGATGAAATTTCAATTGCTGTATCAAATACGAAAGAATATATATACTATCGGCCAAGTAAACGAATTGATTTAAAGATAAGCACCGGGGATCTTATTAAGGAAGGAACGATTGCTCATAAAGCAATGGTGACGAACCAAAAAACTTCTGAGTTTATTAATCGGGATGTTTTTGGTATTCCTTATCATGGGATGGCCGTACCATTTTCAAACAATGTAAAGCTTGAAGGGTGCGTGACGGCTATTTATCCAGCTTTATCGGATGGAAAGTCAGTCGTTACTTTAAAAACAACAGATGGCTGGATTCCGGTTCCATTTTCAAAGGTCATGTATTTAGAGGCGAAAGATAAAAAGACGTATGTGAATACAGAAGAGTTAACAGGAACACATAAATACTCGCTACAAGAATTCGAATACTTGCTTCCGAAAGATTCATTTATTAGATGCCACCGTTCCTTTATTGTAAATGTAAATCATATTAAAGCGATATATCCTGATACGCATTCTACTTTTGTACTTTCGATGGATAACGGAGAGAGGGTACCAGTTAGTCAATCGTACGCCAGTTATTTTCGTAAGCTTCTAGGATTCTAAATTATTCTGCTTTAGAACCTAGATTCGCTGTTTTATCTGAATTTTCGGCATTGTATACTGAAATCCCTATTTGGATACTGTTAAAGTGTAAAATAATTATGAATATTCACAGGGAGAGGGATTACATATGGAGAATAATTTGGATAGAATTAGGGATCAACGTCTGAAAGATCGCGTAGTTACACCTGAAGAAGCAGCTTCATGGATTGAAAGTGGAATGACTTTAGGCTTAAGTGGGTTTACACGTGCAGGTGATGTGAAAGCAGTCCCATTTGCGCTTGTAAACCGAGTTAAGAATGATAAATCTTTTAAAGTAAATGTGTATACTGGTGCCTCTTTAGGTTCTGATGTAGATAAATTATTTGCGGAAGCAGGAATTTTAGGGAAAAGATTGCCTTTCCAAGCAGATGCGACTATGCGAAAAGGGATTAATAATGGAGACTTTTTATTTGTGGATCAGCACTTGTCTCATACAGCAGAGTTACTTCGCGCTGACGTTATGGATGTAGATTTTGCTATTTTGGAAGCGGTTGCGATTACTGAGGACGGCATGATTATTCCAACGACTTCAATAGGAAATTCTTTAGCGTTTTCTTTAAATGCTAAGTCTATCATTATTGAAATGAATATGGCACAATCCGCGCAGCTAGAAGGACTACATGATTTATATGAACCAGGTAAACAAGGAGAAAGGCTTCCAATTCCAATTGTGAAAACGAATGATCGAATTGGAACGATTGGTATTCCTATCGATGCTGAAAAGGTGAAGGGGATTGTGTTTACGAACCAACTAGACTCGCCATCAACAATTGTTCCTCCGGATGAAGAAACTGTTATTATGGCACAGCATTTAATAGAGTTCCTTCGAGAAGAAGTAAAAGTGGGCCGATTAACAAATCGTTTAGCACCGTTACAATCGGGAATTGGTTCAGTGGCTAATGCAGTTCTTCATGGAATGTTAGATTCCGAGTTTGAAGATTTAGAAGTGTATTCTGAGGTTTTACAGGATGCGGTATTTGATCTTATGGATGCTGGAAAAGTCAATTTTGCTTCATGCTGTTCGATCACACTTTCTGAGGAGAAAATGCAAAAAGTATTTTCTAACTTTGAAAAATATCGTCACAAATTAATGATGCGCCCACAAGAGATTTCAAATCATCCTGAAATCATTCGCCGCCTTGGATTAATCTCGATTAATACTGCTTTAGAATTAGATATATACGGAAATGTAAACTCTACTCATGTTTTAGGTACAAAAATGATGAACGGTATCGGTGGTTCTGGTGACTTTGCAAGAAATGCCCGTCTAGCTATCTTTGTTACTAAATCGATTGCGAAAGGTGGTAACATTTCAAGTATCGTTCCTTTCGTTTCTCATGTAGATCATACGGAACATGATGTAGATGTTATTGTCACTGAACAAGGGTTTGCTGACTTAAGAGGACTTGCGCCAAGTGAAAGAGTGGAACTCATTATTGAGAATTGTGCACATCCAATGTATCGTGATCAGCTACGAGCTTATTACGAGGAAGCAAAAACAAGAGGCGGACAAACTCCTCATATTTTAGAGAAAGCTTTTTCTTGGCATACGAATTATGCTAAAAATGGAACGATGCTCGAAGCAGTAGTAGAAACTGTATAGGTGTGTATCGTAAGAAATAGAAAAACGAAAGACTGAGTTTGAAGATGAAATTTAGAAAAAGAGAACGCCAATTTTCAGAGATGGCGTTCTTTTTCTTTAAAAAAATTGTTACAAACCGTACTGATTATAATAAAGATTTATAAAAGTAATCTCTAATTTATAAAAATAAAAGGTTTTTTGAAGTGCTTTCCGAATCAATTTAGTAGTTTACATATCGAAGGTGGGGAGAAAGAATCATGAAGATAAGAGAAGCGTTATTTAGTGAAGCAAATGAATTAAGTGAACTCGCACTACATTCAAAAGCAACGTGGAATTATAGCGAAGAATTCATACTTGCTTGTAAGGAAGATTTAACAATTACAGAAGAGTATATAAATAATAATTTTGTATATGTTTTAGAAAATGATAATACGAAGATTGGTTTTTTCTCATTTTTACGCAATGATAAAGCTCTCGATTTCCTATACATTCATCCTCGTTACAAAGGGAAGGGCTACGGGAAAAAACTTTGGGAGTTTGTAATAGAAAAAGCAAATGAACTAGGGTTAAAAAGTTTTACGATTGATAGTGATCCAAATGCAAAAGGATATTACTTGAAAATGGGAGCAGAGTTAATAGGAGAGACACCATCCACTGTTTTTAAGAATCGTTTACTGCCTCTTTTGAAATATGATGTGTAAAACTATTAATAGCAGGAGAAGATGAGAATGGATAATGTAAAGAGAAAGCAAATATGTGAAGCACTAATAAGATCGTGGTCGATTGAAACAAGCTCAAAGTGGACAATTGAAAATCCAGCAAAGGGACAATGTGGTGTTACAGCCCTAGTCGTTCAAGACATATACGGAGGAGAGATTAAAAAGACAAAAGTAAGAGAGGCGTGGCACTTTTATAACTGTATAGATGGTCAGCGCCTTGATTTTACAGAGGCTCAATTTAATGAAAAACTGAATTATACGGATGTAGAATCAAAGCGAGAAGAAGCATTTGCAGATACAAATGAAAAACAATATAGCATTTTGAAGAAAAAGATAACGAAAGAATTCAAATTATCTTTTGACTCTTAATCTTTAATAAGTTACTATAATGGTGGTAACTTATTAAAGGGAACTTCATAGAGTTGAAAGGGGAAATACTTTTGAAAACAACTTATGTAAACGCTACAATCGTAACGATGAATGAACAAAATGAAGTGATAGAAAATGGATATATCATTGTAGAAAATGATCAAATTATAGATGTAAATAGCGGGGAATTTGCTAATGATTTTGAAGTAGATGAAGTAATTGACATGAAAGGAAAGTGGGTTTTACCAGGGCTTGTAAATACACATACACACGTTGTAATGAGTCTCTTAAGAGGTATTGGCGACGATATGTTATTACAGCCGTGGCTTGAGACGAGAATTTGGCCACTTGAAAGTCAATTTACTCCAGAGCTTGCGGTCGCTAGTACGGAATTAGGATTACTTGAAATGGTGAAAAGTGGTACAACAGCATTCTCTGATATGTTTAATCCAATTGGAGTAGATCAAGATGCAATTATGGAAACGGTATCAAAGAGCGGAATGCGAGCTGCTGTTTCAAGAACTTTATTTAGCTTTGGAACGAAAGAAGATGAAAAGAAAGCAATTGAAGAAGCTGAGAAATATGTGAAGCGTTACTATAACGAAAGTGGTATGTTAACTACGATGGTTGCACCACATAGTCCATATACATGCAGTACAGAACTGTTAGAAGAGTGTGCACGTATTGCAGTAGAAAATCAAACGATGGTTCATATTCATCTTTCGGAAACGGAGCGTGAAGTACGTGATATTGAAGCACAGTACGGAAAACGTCCAGTAGAATATGCAGCAAGTTGCGGGTTGTTTAAAAGACCAACAGTTATTGCACACGGTGTAGTATTAAATGACGATGAGCGTGCATTTTTAGCAGAACATGACGTTCGAGTAGCTCATAATCCGAATAGTAATTTAAAACTAGGTTCTGGTATAGCGAATGTAAAAGCGATGCTAGAAGCAGGAATGAAAGTAGGAATTGCAACAGATAGTGTGGCATCTAACAATAATTTAGATATGTTTGAAGAAATACGTATAGCAACATTATTACAAAAAGGTATTCACCAAGATGCAACAGCATTACCAGTTGAAACAGCACTTACACTTGCGACTAAAGGAGCTGCTGAAGTAATTGGTATGAAACAAACAGGATCACTTGAGGTTGGAAAGTGTGCTGATTTTATTACGATTGACCCGTCTAATAAGCCGCATTTACAACCAGCGGATGAAGTGTTATCACACCTTGTATATGCTGCTAGTGGAAAAGATATAAGCGATGTCATTATTAACGGAAAACATGTCGTTTGGAATGGCGAATGTAAAACGTTAGATGAAGAGCGTATTATATTTGAAGCAAGTCGATATAAACGAGGTTTACAAAGATAAGTATTTTCAGGCTGTGGAGAAAGTCTTCTCCACAGCCTGTTTTGGTGTCTGAGCCTTTTTTGTGCCAATATTGATAAAAAGAGGGAAAGGATAGATTTCTTATGAGGGGTGCTTAAAAAATGATTGTGAGTAGCGCGTATCTGTGTATGTAGATACGAGATCATCATTAGAATATATACATAAAGACTTATACTCTCAAACTGAATATATAGCTTCTCAGTGGAGCGGAGCAAGCAGTGATCGTTTCTATCAGATGTTTGATGAAGCAAAGCCAATGATGTTTAACATTTTGCAAGAATTAGATAAAATCGCAGTAGAATTAGAACGTGCAGCTGTTAAATTCCGAGAAGCGGATGAATTGTATGGCGGAAATTTAGTTGACTCTGATATTCAGGAAGGAGCCATGTGCGGAAAACTCCCTTCAAAATCAGAAGAGTCATTTTTCAATAAAAAAGATTTAAATGCTGCGTGGACTGGTATTTCTAATGGGTTTGTAGATGGTGCAGTGGATGCGTGGGAAGGACTGATATCCTTAGGTGATAAAGAAACCTGGCTTAATATGCGAGATGCGATTGTAAACTATAGGGAGACTATTCCTGCTGCATGGAACACTGTATCAGATACATTTATGAATAAATTTTGGAATGGGGATCTGGAAAGTAGAGAGCATTATGTAGCTTATGGTATAGCAACGTTAGGACTCGGGCTTCTGGGGGATAAGGGTCTTAGTAAAGCAGGACGAATGCAACTTGTTGATTATGAAACACATAGGAAAACAGGTCACACTGGCGGATATAAAATTTTGGGAAAAGACAGCGATAAGTAAGGAGGAGTATATATGAGCAACGTTACTTGGATTGGAGTAAATAAAAAAGAAATTACAGATGAAAACATTCAGAAAGTAGAACAATATTTCAATATTAAGTTCCCTATGGATTTTGTAGAATGTGTAAAGAAATATGATAGTGGTTATCCAAGACCAAAAATATTTGATGTACCCGGACAGGATGAGAATGTATTTAGTAAGCTTTTAACTTTTGATTTAGAAAGTAGAAATTCAATCATTCAAGTTTATGATGATATTAAAGATAGATTAGCAAATAAAGTATATCCCTTTGGCAAGGATTCATTTGGGAATCATCTGTGTTTTGATTACCGTAGCAATCCTGAATCACCGACAGTAGTATTTTGGGAACATGAGGAGGAAAACATAGAGGAAGCAATATATCCTGTTTGCTCAACATTTACAGAATTGCTTGCTAGTCTACGTGATTTTGAAGAAGAAGATTGAGGGAACTAAAAAACGGCCTAGAATTCTAGAACGTTTTTTTATGATTTACTAATTTTTCAACCATCATCCGTTTTCTCTAGTTCAATTACGATTACTTTTTTAGGATTACCTTTATATACAGCATCAACAGTTAGTGTAGCAATTTCATTTTTCGCTTCACTTTTTTGGATTTTATAGCTTTTAAGATCTTTGCTAACTGATTTCATTAGATCTGCATTTCCGACCACAAAAGTAACGATTTTCTTCGCTTCAGGAGTGAATAACTCTCTGAAATCTTTTGCGTTTCCTTCTTTTTCATCTTCTTCGGGATCATGATTATTTTCACATGCTGTAAATACGCTGTGAGAAGATACACGAGTAATTAAAATTAAAGATGGACTGCCAGTTGGATATTTGGGGATTATAACCAAAAAATTCACCTTATTATTTTATATGTGTTTTTTGTTAAAAATCAAAAAGATTCCAAGATAGTCCGTACCCTTTTAAAAAAGAAAGCTTTTTTCTTGAACGAATAAATATTCAAAAGAATGTCGCATCTTTCTGGTAGTATTTCTGCTATAATATATAACGTTTTATAATATTATATTTTTAAGGAGAACAACTTATGAAGTGGAAAAAGAGTCATTTAATGGTAATGGCACTTGTTACATCTTTATTATTAACAGCTTGTAATAATAAAGCGAATAAAAGCGAAACAGAGGCAAAAAAACAAGTATTAAATGTAACGGTATCAGAAGAAATTCCTTCTCTTGATACTGCGAAAACGATGGATGGTACGTCAGCGCACGTTATGCAAAACATATTTGAAGGGTTGTATGTATTAGATGATCAAGATCAGCCTATTCCAGCGGTAGCAAAATCGTTAAAAAGAAGTGAAGATGGTAAAAAATATACATTTGATTTGCGTAAAGATGCAAAATGGTCAAATGGTGACAATGTAACAGCAAATGATTTTATGTTTGCATGGAAACGTGCAATTAACCCTGAAACAGCGTCTCAATATGCGTACATGCTCTTTCATGTGAAAAATGCGAAAGAAATTAATAAAGGAACAATGCCTCTTGATAACCTTGGAGTTAAAGCAATAAATGATTATACGTTAGAAGTGGAACTCGAACAGCCAATTCCGTATTTTTTACAGTTGTTAGCACTGCCGATTTACTTACCACAGCATGAATCATTTTTGAAAGAACAAGGAAAGAATTATGCATTGGAACCTAGTAATCTCATATATAACGGGCCATTTGTATTAGAGAAGTGGAAGCATGAACAAGAGTTTCAATTAAAGAAGAATGCTACATATTGGGATGAAAAGAAAGTGAAATTAGACGAGATAAACTTTCAAATTGTAAAGGATACAATGACGGCTGTTAATTTATACGAAGCTGGTAATTTGGATCGAGTGCCTATTAATTCTCAATTTGTAGACAAGTATAAAGGGAATAAGGAATTACATATGTCGAGCGATCCTGGAATTGCTATGCTACGTTTTAATGAAAAAAATAATGCGTTAGCAAATAAGAAAGTGCGTCAGGCTATTTCATTCGCGTTAAATAAAGAAGATTTCGTTGCTCACTTTATTAATAACGGGGCAAAACCTGCAAGCGGACTTGTACCAGTTGGTCATATAAATGAAGAGACTGGTACAGATTTTAGAAAAGAAAACGGAGATCTTTCTTCATATGATTTGCAAAATGCGAAAAAGATTTGGGAAGAAGCGAAAAAAGAGCTTGGAGTAGAGCAAGTAAACTTCGAATTTTTAACGTTTGAACAAGATAATGCAAAACGTATGGCAGAATATATAAAAGGTGATTTAGAAAAGAATTTGCATGGATTAACGATACAAATTAAACAACAGCCATTTAAGCAAAAATTACAGTTAGAACAAACAGGTGATTACGATATAACTATGGCAAATTGGGGACCTGACTATAAAGACCCAATTAGTTATT from Bacillus basilensis includes the following:
- a CDS encoding lumazine-binding protein, with protein sequence MLITRVSSHSVFTACENNHDPEEDEKEGNAKDFRELFTPEAKKIVTFVVGNADLMKSVSKDLKSYKIQKSEAKNEIATLTVDAVYKGNPKKVIVIELEKTDDG
- a CDS encoding 5'-methylthioadenosine/adenosylhomocysteine nucleosidase, with protein sequence MKFGIIGPSEDEIMPFIEEMTNKEITNLAMLTFHSGKYENVEVVALYCGVCKVNAAIATQILIDKFDVTHIIVTGVAGAIDKVLKIGDTVISTEIAYHDVDEGILTEYHPWMESVYFNTDSTLLELSREVIENNQFTQNIYFGKVVTGEAFISESGRTEIISKYNPFCVDMETASIAHVCYANTIPFLAVRSITDTEEASGIEVFEDNCVSASHHSIHFVKKLLALVKK
- a CDS encoding SMI1/KNR4 family protein, which produces MSNVTWIGVNKKEITDENIQKVEQYFNIKFPMDFVECVKKYDSGYPRPKIFDVPGQDENVFSKLLTFDLESRNSIIQVYDDIKDRLANKVYPFGKDSFGNHLCFDYRSNPESPTVVFWEHEEENIEEAIYPVCSTFTELLASLRDFEEED
- a CDS encoding LytTR family DNA-binding domain-containing protein encodes the protein MEDKTLGLLLDVVGELFSDEISIAVSNTKEYIYYRPSKRIDLKISTGDLIKEGTIAHKAMVTNQKTSEFINRDVFGIPYHGMAVPFSNNVKLEGCVTAIYPALSDGKSVVTLKTTDGWIPVPFSKVMYLEAKDKKTYVNTEELTGTHKYSLQEFEYLLPKDSFIRCHRSFIVNVNHIKAIYPDTHSTFVLSMDNGERVPVSQSYASYFRKLLGF
- a CDS encoding GNAT family N-acetyltransferase, with product MKIREALFSEANELSELALHSKATWNYSEEFILACKEDLTITEEYINNNFVYVLENDNTKIGFFSFLRNDKALDFLYIHPRYKGKGYGKKLWEFVIEKANELGLKSFTIDSDPNAKGYYLKMGAELIGETPSTVFKNRLLPLLKYDV
- a CDS encoding peptide ABC transporter substrate-binding protein produces the protein MKWKKSHLMVMALVTSLLLTACNNKANKSETEAKKQVLNVTVSEEIPSLDTAKTMDGTSAHVMQNIFEGLYVLDDQDQPIPAVAKSLKRSEDGKKYTFDLRKDAKWSNGDNVTANDFMFAWKRAINPETASQYAYMLFHVKNAKEINKGTMPLDNLGVKAINDYTLEVELEQPIPYFLQLLALPIYLPQHESFLKEQGKNYALEPSNLIYNGPFVLEKWKHEQEFQLKKNATYWDEKKVKLDEINFQIVKDTMTAVNLYEAGNLDRVPINSQFVDKYKGNKELHMSSDPGIAMLRFNEKNNALANKKVRQAISFALNKEDFVAHFINNGAKPASGLVPVGHINEETGTDFRKENGDLSSYDLQNAKKIWEEAKKELGVEQVNFEFLTFEQDNAKRMAEYIKGDLEKNLHGLTIQIKQQPFKQKLQLEQTGDYDITMANWGPDYKDPISYLELFTTGNPNNKMNYSNSRYDELIRKAKTDFVLEPEKRWGALLEAEQVLLEDAAVAPLYHIGSAYVQKDYVKGIEKHQFGGVYTYKNAYITNE
- a CDS encoding bifunctional S-methyl-5'-thioadenosine deaminase/S-adenosylhomocysteine deaminase, translating into MKGEILLKTTYVNATIVTMNEQNEVIENGYIIVENDQIIDVNSGEFANDFEVDEVIDMKGKWVLPGLVNTHTHVVMSLLRGIGDDMLLQPWLETRIWPLESQFTPELAVASTELGLLEMVKSGTTAFSDMFNPIGVDQDAIMETVSKSGMRAAVSRTLFSFGTKEDEKKAIEEAEKYVKRYYNESGMLTTMVAPHSPYTCSTELLEECARIAVENQTMVHIHLSETEREVRDIEAQYGKRPVEYAASCGLFKRPTVIAHGVVLNDDERAFLAEHDVRVAHNPNSNLKLGSGIANVKAMLEAGMKVGIATDSVASNNNLDMFEEIRIATLLQKGIHQDATALPVETALTLATKGAAEVIGMKQTGSLEVGKCADFITIDPSNKPHLQPADEVLSHLVYAASGKDISDVIINGKHVVWNGECKTLDEERIIFEASRYKRGLQR
- a CDS encoding acetyl-CoA hydrolase/transferase family protein encodes the protein MENNLDRIRDQRLKDRVVTPEEAASWIESGMTLGLSGFTRAGDVKAVPFALVNRVKNDKSFKVNVYTGASLGSDVDKLFAEAGILGKRLPFQADATMRKGINNGDFLFVDQHLSHTAELLRADVMDVDFAILEAVAITEDGMIIPTTSIGNSLAFSLNAKSIIIEMNMAQSAQLEGLHDLYEPGKQGERLPIPIVKTNDRIGTIGIPIDAEKVKGIVFTNQLDSPSTIVPPDEETVIMAQHLIEFLREEVKVGRLTNRLAPLQSGIGSVANAVLHGMLDSEFEDLEVYSEVLQDAVFDLMDAGKVNFASCCSITLSEEKMQKVFSNFEKYRHKLMMRPQEISNHPEIIRRLGLISINTALELDIYGNVNSTHVLGTKMMNGIGGSGDFARNARLAIFVTKSIAKGGNISSIVPFVSHVDHTEHDVDVIVTEQGFADLRGLAPSERVELIIENCAHPMYRDQLRAYYEEAKTRGGQTPHILEKAFSWHTNYAKNGTMLEAVVETV